The Salvia miltiorrhiza cultivar Shanhuang (shh) chromosome 1, IMPLAD_Smil_shh, whole genome shotgun sequence genome has a window encoding:
- the LOC131005703 gene encoding putative serine/threonine-protein kinase-like protein CCR3, which yields MTTPFSAVIAASLLILFALRPPPPSAHALGGSAATVAVVYGSATTICTITAQPPVQQIQCWRNGLLLPPILPNTSFDAVAGGRDTLCGVRSGGFSLLCWNTTFAPKRIYNNASAPLTSLTVGATQICALRNVSSSESDNAICWRQNSASSPHIPRYSQFRVISSGLLFSCGVTRIGNRVLCWGDDAISNSIQSELQNYSMLNIQVGGKFACGINVTGYIICKGSNDSGQLNTPLETARDFSGVAVGANHGCAIRKTNGAVVCWGGDGNAQFSSKITDDISFETIVAGPDFTCGLTTSNFSIICWGPGWPNEYYASGILLPLPKTLPGPCIDTACECNVYPGSEILCSGNGHICGHCDFSSPIPPFLEPAVVSHPNSRGLRRGLLAFAIVGSVGGIAGIATVIYCFWTGVCLGKKKIHNSVQPTMTAAAPPQPNSSPPSRSSTLRRQGSRLMRRQRSGTSSKHADKAEEFTFADLVAATNDFSLENKIGGGSFGVVYRGKLVDGREVAIKRSETGGKAKKFQEKESAFESELAFLSRLHHKHLVRLVGYCHERDERLLVYEFMKNGALHDHLHSKNNVEKSSSFVNSWKVRIKISLDAARGIEYLHNYAVPPIIHRDIKSSNILLDANWTARVSDFGLSLMGPEDDRDYRPTKAAGTVGYIDPEYYGLNVLTAKSDVYGLGVVLLELLTGKRAIFNGGEPMSVVDYAVPAIMGGEVGGVLDERVGRPEGSEAEAVELVAYTAMHCVHLEGKDRPTMNDIVANLERALALCDDSHGSISSGPISILSD from the coding sequence ATGACGACGCCGTTTTCAGCCGTCATCGCCGCCTCATTATTAATCCTCTTCGCCCTACGCCCTCCTCCGCCCTCCGCCCATGCACTGGGCGGCTCCGCCGCCACCGTCGCCGTAGTCTACGGCTCCGCCACCACCATCTGCACCATAACCGCGCAGCCGCCCGTCCAACAAATCCAATGCTGGAGGAACGGCCTCCTCCTGCCGCCCATCCTCCCCAACACCTCCTTCGACGCCGTCGCCGGCGGCAGAGACACTCTCTGCGGCGTCCGCTCCGGCGGCTTCAGCCTCCTCTGCTGGAACACCACCTTCGCCCCCAAGAGAATCTACAACAACGCATCAGCTCCGCTCACCTCGCTCACAGTTGGCGCCACCCAAATTTGCGCGTTGCGAAACGTATCTTCATCCGAATCCGATAACGCAATCTGCTGGCGGCAAAATAGCGCTTCTTCGCCTCACATTCCGAGATATTCCCAATTCCGCGTGATTTCATCGGGTCTGCTATTCTCCTGCGGAGTCACTCGTATCGGAAATAGGGTTCTGTGCTGGGGCGATGACGCGATTTCCAATTCGATTCAATCGGAGCTGCAGAATTACTCGATGCTGAATATTCAAGTCGGCGGGAAATTCGCGTGCGGAATCAATGTCACAGGATACATAATCTGTAAAGGCAGCAACGACAGCGGCCAACTGAATACGCCTCTCGAAACCGCTCGCGATTTCAGCGGGGTGGCGGTCGGCGCCAATCACGGGTGCGCGATTCGGAAAACCAACGGCGCGGTGGTTTGTTGGGGCGGAGATGGAAATGCACAGTTTTCCAGTAAAATCACCGATGACATTTCATTTGAAACGATTGTTGCAGGCCCCGATTTCACCTGTGGATTGACCACCAGCAATTTCTCCATCATTTGCTGGGGCCCTGGCTGGCCTAACGAGTATTACGCATCGGGGATTCTTCTCCCCCTGCCGAAAACCCTACCGGGGCCCTGCATCGACACTGCGTGTGAGTGCAATGTGTATCCCGGCTCTGAaatcctctgctctggaaatggCCACATTTGCGGGCATTGCGATTTCTCAAGTCCAATTCCACCATTTCTGGAGCCTGCGGTGGTTAGTCACCCCAATTCAAGGGGTTTAAGGCGAGGTTTGTTGGCTTTCGCCATTGTTGGATCAGTTGGAGGAATAGCAGGGATCGCCACAGTGATCTATTGTTTCTGGACCGGTGTTTgcttggggaagaagaagatccATAACTCCGTGCAGCCGACTATGACCGCAGCTGCTCCTCCGCAGCCTAACAGCAGCCCGCCGTCGCGATCATCCACTCTGCGGCGGCAGGGGTCGCGGCTGATGAGGCGGCAAAGGAGCGGAACCTCGTCCAAGCACGCTGACAAGGCGGAGGAGTTCACATTCGCCGATCTCGTCGCGGCCACCAACGATTTCTCGTTGGAGAACAAGATCGGAGGCGGGAGCTTCGGAGTGGTTTACAGAGGGAAACTCGTCGACGGCCGTGAAGTCGCCATCAAACGGAGCGAGACCGGCGGCAAGGCCAAGAAGTTTCAAGAGAAGGAGAGCGCATTCGAGTCGGAGCTCGCCTTCCTATCGCGGCTGCACCACAAGCATCTGGTGAGGCTCGTTGGATATTGCCATGAACGCGATGAGAGGCTCTTGGTGTACGAGTTCATGAAGAACGGAGCTCTCCACGACCATCTGCACAGCAAGAACAACGTGGAGAAGAGCAGCAGCTTCGTGAATTCTTGGAAAGTGAGGATCAAGATTTCACTTGACGCAGCTCGCGGCATTGAGTATCTGCATAACTACGCAGTGCCGCCTATAATCCACCGCGATATCAAGTCCTCGAACATACTGCTGGACGCGAATTGGACGGCGAGGGTGTCGGATTTCGGGCTGTCGCTGATGGGGCCGGAGGACGACCGCGACTACCGGCCGACCAAGGCGGCCGGGACGGTGGGGTACATCGACCCGGAGTACTACGGGCTGAACGTGCTGACGGCGAAGAGCGACGTGTACGGGCTCGGGGTGGTGCTGCTGGAGCTGCTGACGGGGAAGAGGGCGATATTCAACGGGGGGGAGCCGATGAGCGTGGTGGACTACGCGGTGCCCGCGATCATGGGCGGGGAGGTGGGCGGGGTGCTGGACGAGCGGGTGGGGCGGCCGGAGGGGAGCGAGGCGGAGGCCGTGGAGCTGGTGGCGTACACGGCGATGCATTGTGTGCATTTGGAGGGGAAGGATAGGCCTACCATGAATGACATTGTTGCTAATCTGGAGCGAGCGCTGGCGCTGTGTGATGATAGCCATGGCAGCATCTCTAGTGGTCCAATCTCCATTCTTTCCGATTGA
- the LOC131005704 gene encoding NF-X1-type zinc finger protein NFXL2, whose amino-acid sequence MLSSATQPPQLSSDSDSDSDTSSLSHSHQRHPDLSSSIFQSYLSHSNSRNTGDDLHHQDLIKIQSFLTSSRAGGLSCLICLERIKPTDPTWSCSARCFAIFHLLCIQSWAHQSTTLAASRASARAAVAPDENSFVWPCPKCRVEYPKRQTPKNYYCFCGKVEDPPRDPWVLPHSCGEVCGRSLKYDCGHFCLLLCHPGPCPACPKLVKNKCFCGKLEDVRRCGLKYFSCKGVCGRLLECEAHRCGEICHDGLCQPCRAKGTYRCLCGKEEMARECYEREFRCNGDCKMMLSCGRHVCEKGCHEGECGDCPFQGRRTCPCGKRVYEGMACDVSLPLCGATCNKLLSCGFHRCPERCHHGPCVENCRMIVTKPCRCGSFKKQVPCYQELTCERKCQKLRDCGRHACKRRCCDGDCPPCSEMCDRKLRCRNHKCPAPCHRGACAPCPLMVRISCSCGNTHFEVPCGTETEQKPPKCPKPCPVAPLCRHAPKCKPHRCHYGACPPCRLTCGERYSCGHECQLRCHGPIPPPRPEFTLKPKKKKGNYVSEATPGSPCPPCPEVVLRSCFGHHIGAERMMVCSNSAEFPCDNLCGNPLPCGNHYCTYVCHPMKDHSSKIGESCEVCNLPCDKDRDPECPHPCPMRCHPGECPPCKALIRRSCHCGSMVHVFECKYFNCLSEKEQMVVRSCKGPCHRKLPNCTHLCPETCHPGPCPLPEKCSKKVTVRCGCQTLKKEWLCQDVQAAHISGGCDPKEIPKNQFGVGLIPCGSDCKSKVKAPDSELHLRQVKPSEAKESDKANTVSKRRRRRQRVHEEERASRLQKIVGVARRILVLLIVAVAVVVSAYFGYKGLMWLSDWMNQLESRQTRRYSRV is encoded by the exons ATGCTCTCCTCCGCCACCCAACCGCCGCAGCTCTCCTCTGACTCTGACTCGGACTCCGATACATCCTCCCTCTCCCATTCCCATCAGCGCCACCCTGACCTCTCCTCCTCCATCTTCCAATCCTACCTCTCCCATTCCAATTCTCGCAACACTGGCGATGATCTTCACCATCAAGATCTCATAAAAATCCAATCTTTTCTCACCTCCTCGCGCGCCGGCGGCCTCTCCTGCCTCATTTGCCTCGAACGCATCAAACCCACCGACCCAACTTGGTCCTGCTCCGCCCGCTGCTTCGCCATCTTCCACCTCCTCTGCATCCAGTCATGGGCCCACCAGTCCACCACCCTCGCCGCCTCTCGCGCCTCCGCACGCGCCGCCGTGGCCCCCGACGAGAACTCCTTCGTCTGGCCCTGCCCCAAGTGCCGCGTCGAGTACCCCAAACGCCAAACCCCCAAGAATTACTATTGCTTCTGCGGTAAAGTTGAGGACCCGCCTCGTGATCCCTGGGTTTTACCCCATTCTTGCGGGGAGGTTTGTGGAAGATCGTTGAAATATGATTGTGGGCATTTCTGTCTGCTGCTGTGCCACCCTGGGCCGTGCCCGGCCTGCCCGAAATTGGTTAAAAATAAGTGCTTTTGCGGGAAGTTGGAGGATGTGAGACGATGTGGATTGAAGTATTTCTCTTGTAAAGGTGTGTGTGGGAGGTTATTGGAGTGTGAAGCTCATAGATGTGGCGAGATTTGCCATGATGGGTTGTGCCAGCCGTGTAGGGCGAAGGGGACTTATAGATGTCTATGTGGGAAGGAGGAGATGGCGAGGGAGTGCTATGAGAGGGAATTCAGATGCAATGGTGATTGCAAGATGATGCTGAGCTGCGGAAGGCATGTTTGTGAGAAGGGGTGTCACGAGGGCGAGTGTGGGGATTGCCCGTTTCAAGGGAGGAGGACTTGCCCTTGCGGTAAGAGAGTGTATGAAGGGATGGCATGTGATGTTTCTCTGCCTCTGTGTGGCGCAACTTGCAATAAGCTATTGAGTTGTGGCTTCCATAGGTGCCCCGAGCGATGCCATCACGGGCCATGCGTTGAGAATTGTAGGATGATTGTGACAAAGCCATGTAGGTGTGGGAGCTTCAAGAAACAG GTTCCTTGCTATCAAGAGTTGACGTGTGAGAGGAAATGCCAGAAGCTTAGGGATTGTGGTCGGCATGCTTGTAAGCGCCGCTGCTGCGACGGGGACTGCCCTCCTTGCTCAGAG ATGTGTGACCGGAAGCTCCGGTGTAGAAATCACAAGTGCCCAGCTCCATGTCATAG AGGTGCTTGTGCTCCTTGCCCACTGATGGTGAGGATATCATGTTCATGTGGCAACACACATTTTGAG GTTCCTTGTGGCACAGAAACTGAACAAAAACCTCCCAAGTGTCCGAAACCATGTCCAGTAGCTCCTTTATGCAGGCATGCTCCAAAATGCAAG CCACACAGGTGCCATTATGGTGCTTGCCCCCCATGTCGCCTAACTTGTGGTGAAAGATACTCATGTGGCCATGAATGCCAATTAAG GTGCCATGGACCTATACCACCTCCACGTCCTGAATTTACTTTAaaaccaaaaaagaagaagGGAAATTATGTGAGTGAAGCTACACCTGGTTCCCCATGTCCTCCTTGCCCAGAAGTTGTGTTGAGGTCATGCTTTGGTCATCACATAGGAGCAGAGAGGATG ATGGTATGCTCAAATAGTGCAGAATTTCCTTGTGATAATTTGTGTGGAAATCCTCTTCCATGTGGTAACCATTACTGCACTTATGTATGTCATCCCATGAAAGATCATTCTTCGAAAATAGGCGAGTCCTGCGAAGTGTGTAATCTCCCTTGTGATAAG GATAGAGATCCTGAATGTCCACATCCTTGTCCTATGCGATGTCATCCTGGAGAATGCCCCCCTTGCAAGGCGCTGATTAGGCGTTCGTGTCACTGTGGGTCCATGGTGCATGTTTTTGAGTGTAAATATTTCAACTGCTTGTCAGAGAAAGAGCAAATGGTTGTTCGTTCGTGCAAAGGGCCTTGCCATAG GAAGTTGCCGAATTGTACACACTTGTGCCCAGAGACATGTCATCCTGGCCCCTGCCCGTTACCTGAGAAGTGCTCTAAGAAG GTAACTGTTCGTTGCGGATGTCAAACATTAAAGAAGGAGTGGTTATGTCAGGATGTGCAAGCGGCACACATTAGTGGTGGTTGCGATCCCAAAGAGATACCAaagaatcaatttggagttggaCTTATTCCTTGTGGTTCCGATTGCAAGAGCAAAGTGAAGGCCCCCGACTCAGAGTTACATCTTCGTCAAGTGAAGCCCTCGGAG GCAAAGGAGTCGGATAAAGCTAATACAGTATCAAAACGGAGAAGACGAAGACAAAGGGTACACGAGGAGGAGAGGGCATCGAGGCTGCAG AAAATAGTTGGCGTGGCTCGACGGATCCTTGTGCTGCTCATCGTTGCTGTTGCTGTTGTTGTGTCTGCATATTTCGGGTATAAAGGTCTGATGTGGCTGTCTGACTGGATGAACCAACTCGAATCTCGACAAACAAGAAGGTATTCACGAGTCTAA
- the LOC131005705 gene encoding phosphoinositide phospholipase C 2-like: MSSKQTYRVCFCFRRRFRLAASEAPADVKEMFTKYSDNGLMDAEHLRLFMEEVQDQKDATVEDAQAIIDSLKHLNIFHRRGHGFNLEGFFKYLFADDNPPINAKRGVYQDMTGPLSHYFIYTGHNSYLTGNQLSSDCSDVPIINALHRGVRVIELDIWPNSAGDNVNVLHGRTLTTPVELIKCLRSIKENAFVASEYPLVITLEDHLTPELQAKVAEMINQTFGDILFAPGSECLKDFPSPESLKKRIIISTKPPTEYLKAKDVKVKESDSKKEKDDEAWGSEPNYYQSRADDKDDEYGEDDEDDEEDAQEQQNEAPEYRQLIAIHAGKGKGGMKDWLKVDPDKVRRLSLSEQELEKAIEDYGKDIIRFTQRNLLRVYPKGIRFDSSNYNPLIAWSHGAQMVAFNMQGYGRSLWVMHGMFRANGGCGYVKKPDILLKPNAYGEVFDPNASLPVKTTLRVTVYMGEGWYYDFRHTHFDTYSPPDFYARVGIAGVPADTVMKKTKTLEDNWIPTWDEAFEFELRVPELALLRIEVHEYDMSEKDDFAGQTCLPVTELCQGIRAVPLHNRKGVKYNSVKLLMRFEFV; this comes from the exons ATGTCGTCCAAGCAGACCTACCGTGTGTGCTTCTGCTTCCGCCGCCGCTTCCGCCTCGCCGCCTCCGAGGCGCCGGCCGACGTCAAGGAGATGTTCACTAAGTACTCCGACAACGGCCTCATGGACGCCGAACACCTGCGCCTCTTCATGGAGGAGGTCCAGGACCAGAAGGATGCCACCGTGGAGGACGCGCAGGCCATTATCGATAGCCTCAAGCACCTCAATATTTTTCATCGCCGCGGCCACGGCTTCAATCTCGAGGGTTTCTTCAAGTACTTGTTTGCTGATGATAATCCGCCAATTAACGCGAAGCGTGGG GTGTACCAGGACATGACTGGTCCTCTTTCTCATTATTTTATATACACGGGCCATAATTCCTATCTGACGGGGAATCAACTAAGTAGTGATTGTAGTGATGTTCCCATTATAAATGCATTGCACAGAGGTGTCAGAGTTATTGAATTGGACATATGGCCGAATTCCGCTGGTGATAATGTCAATGTACTCCATGGACG GACGCTAACCACTCCTGTTGAGCTCATCAAATGTTTGAGGTCAATCAAGGAAAATGCATTCGTTGCATCTGAATATCCCCTTGTAATAACATTAGAAGATCATCTTACTCCAGAGCTTCAGGCTAAAGTGGCTGAG ATGATCAATCAAACATTTGGAGACATCCTGTTTGCCCCTGGTTCAGAATGTTTGAAAGATTTTCCTTCCCCAGAATCTCTGAAGAAAAGGATTATTATATCTACCAAACCACCAACAGAGTACTTAAAGGCCAAGGATGTTAAAGTAAAAGAGAGTgactcaaaaaaagaaaaggatgaTGAAGCCTGGGGAAGTGAGCCCAATTATTATCAATCTAGAGCGGACGACAAG GATGATGAATATGGGGAGGATGATGAAGATGACGAAGAGGATGCTCAGGAACAGCAAAATGAAGCCCCAGAATATCGACAGTTGATTGCTATTCATGCTGGAAAGGGGAAGGGTGGAATGAAGGACTGGTTGAAGGTTGACCCTGATAAAGTGAGACGTCTTAGCTTGAGTGAGCAAGAGCTTGAGAAGGCCATTGAAGATTATGGAAAAGATATTATCAG GTTTACTCAAAGGAACTTGCTTAGAGTATACCCTAAAGGTATACGTTTTGATTCATCCAATTACAATCCTCTCATTGCATGGTCACATGGAGCCCAAATGGTTGCATTCAACATGCAG GGTTATGGAAGATCGCTTTGGGTGATGCATGGCATGTTCAGGGCCAATGGTGGTTGTGGATATGTTAAAAAGCCTGACATTTTGTTGAAACCTAATGCATATGGCGAGGTCTTTGATCCTAATGCATCATTACCTGTTAAAACAACTTTGAGG GTGACTGTGTATATGGGTGAAGGATGGTATTATGACTTCCGTCATACGCATTTTGATACTTATTCTCCTCCAGATTTCTATGCTAGG GTTGGCATTGCTGGAGTGCCTGCTGATACCGTCATGAAGAAAACAAAGACACTCGAAGATAATTGGATACCGACTTGGGATGAGGCGTTTGAGTTCGAACTAAGAGTTCCAGAACTGGCATTACTTCGAATTGAAGTTCATGAGTATGATATGTCTGAGAAGGATGATTTCGCTGGCCAAACCTGCCTGCCGGTAACGGAGCTCTGCCAAGGTATCCGAGCTGTTCCACTTCACAACCGCAAGGGGGTCAAGTACAACTCTGTGAAGCTTCTCATGCGGTTTGAGTTCGTCTGA
- the LOC131005706 gene encoding phosphoinositide phospholipase C 6-like, with product MGSYNYYKMFGCFNRKFKISESEPPPDVREAFWRFTAGAQQMTAEQLLKFMVQHQEDYNCTAVDVQDIMQHVFHRRHHHNLQQEIKHLAFTLEDFFYFLFQDDLNGPINPQVHHDMTAPLHHYFIYTGHNSYLTGNQLSSDCSEIPIVRALENGVRGIELDLWPNSTKDNVHVLHGRTLTTPVPLIKCFKSIKEHAFVKSPYPVIITLEDHLTPELQARVAEMAIRIFGESLYCPESGCVEEFPPVESLRHKIILSTKPPKEYLGSNHSKEGETSSPKDKEFSDDETEAESEVDDKPEYQSDSDYEDYDNCGRRSGNVAAPEYKRLIAIHAGNAKKKCLRQVLRIRIDRARRLSLSEQELERAAALYASDVVRFTQKHLLRVFPKGTRVTSSNFSPIMAWMHGAQMVAFNMQGYGKSLWMMHGFFRANGGCGYFKKPHLLMSKNSNGDVFDPKLPWPVRVTLKVIVYMGDGWRLDFSHTHFDTYSPPDFYTKIYVIGVPLDATKSKTRVIEDDWAPYWDQEFTFPLRVPELALLRIEVREYDRSDKDDFGGQTCIPVSELRPGIRAVPLYDKKGRKFKSVRLLMRFRFE from the exons atgGGGAGCTACAATTATTACAAGATGTTCGGGTGCTTCAACCGGAAGTTCAAGATCAGCGAGTCGGAGCCGCCGCCGGACGTGAGAGAGGCGTTCTGGCGGTTCACGGCGGGGGCGCAGCAGATGACGGCGGAGCAGCTGCTCAAGTTCATGGTGCAGCACCAGGAGGATTACAACTGCACCGCCGTGGACGTGCAGGATATCATGCAGCACGTCTTccaccgccgccaccaccacaaCCTCCaacaagagattaagcacctCGCCTTCACCCTTGAGGACTTCTTCTATTTCCTTTTTCAAGATGATCTCAATGGCCCTATCAATCCCCag GTACACCATGACATGACTGCTCCGTTGCATCATTATTTCATATATACAGGTCACAATTCCTACTTAACCGGGAACCAGTTGAGCAGTGACTGTAGTGAAATCCCTATTGTAAGAGCTCTTGAAAATGGTGTGAGGGGAATCGAGCTCGATTTATGGCCCAATTCTACCAAAGATAATGTACATGTGCTTCATGGAAG AACGCTTACGACACCAGTGCCACTCATCAAATGCTTCAAGTCTATAAAAGAGCACGCGTTTGTCAAATCGCCTTACCCTGTCATAATCACGTTAGAGGATCATCTCACTCCGGAGCTCCAGGCTAGAGTGGCAGAG aTGGCAATACGAATTTTTGGAGAATCGTTGTATTGCCCTGAATCAGGCTGCGTGGAGGAATTTCCACCGGTTGAGTCCTTGAGGCATAAGATTATACTCTCAACAAAGCCACCTAAAGAGTATCTCGGATCCAATCACAGCAAGGAAGGAGAAACATCCTCACCAAAGGATAAAGAATTTTCTGACGATGAGACTGAAGCTGAATCTGAAGTTGATGACAAG CCAGAATATCAGAGCGACAGTGATTATGAGGATTACGACAACTGTGGTAGAAGATCGGGCAATGTGGCAGCACCGGAATACAAGCGTCTGATTGCCATTCATGCCGGGAATGCCAAGAAGAAGTGCTTGAGGCAGGTGCTGAGAATCAGAATTGACAGAGCTAGACGGCTTAGTTTGAGCGAGCAAGAACTTGAAAGGGCTGCAGCCTTGTATGCTAGTGACGTCGTGAG GTTCACCCAGAAGCACTTGTTGAGGGTGTTTCCTAAGGGAACGCGGGTAACTTCATCAAATTTTAGTCCAATCATGGCGTGGATGCATGGAGCGCAGATGGTCGCGTTTAATATGCAG GGATATGGAAAATCTCTTTGGATGATGCATGGATTCTTCAGAGCGAATGGAGGCTGTGGTTATTTCAAGAAACCACATTTGCTTATGAGCAAGAATTCAAACGGCGATGTCTTTGATCCCAAATTGCCATGGCCTGTGAGGGTGACGTTAAAG GTAATCGTGTACATGGGAGACGGGTGGCGTCTGGATTTCAGCCACACTCACTTTGATACGTATTCACCACCGGACTTCTATACAAAG ATATATGTCATCGGTGTGCCACTAGACGCCACCAAGAGCAAAACGAGGGTAATAGAAGACGATTGGGCGCCTTACTGGGATCAAGAGTTCACTTTTCCATTAAGAGTTCCGGAGCTAGCTCTCCTACGGATAGAAGTCCGCGAGTATGATAGATCGGACAAGGATGATTTCGGAGGGCAGACATGTATACCGGTGTCGGAGTTGAGACCGGGGATTCGAGCAGTTCCACTCTACGACAAGAAGGGTCGGAAATTCAAATCTGTTAGGCTTCTTATGAGGTTTAGGTTTGAATGA